A section of the Equus caballus isolate H_3958 breed thoroughbred chromosome 21, TB-T2T, whole genome shotgun sequence genome encodes:
- the FST gene encoding follistatin isoform X2, with translation MVRPRHQPGGLCLLLLLLCQFMEDRSAQAGNCWLRQAKNGRCQVLYKTELSKEECCSTGRLSTSWTEEDVNDNTLFKWMIFNGGAPNCIPCKETCDNVDCGPGKKCRMNKKNKPRCVCAPDCSNITWKGPVCGLDGKTYRNECALLKARCKEQPELEVQYQGKCKKTCRDVNCPGSSTCVVDQTNNAYCVTCNRICPEPTSSEQYLCGNDGVTYSSACHLRKATCLLGRSIGLAYEGKCIKAKSCEDIQCTGGKKCLWDFKVGRGRCSLCDELCPDSKSEEPVCASDNATYASECAMKEAACSSGVLLEVKHSGSCN, from the exons ATGGTCCGTCCCAGGCACCAGCCCGGCGGGCTttgcctcctgctgctgctgctctgccaGTTCATGGAGGACCGCAGCGCCCAGG CTGGGAATTGCTGGCTCCGCCAAGCGAAGAACGGCCGCTGCCAGGTCCTGTACAAGACAGAACTGAGCAAGGAGGAGTGCTGCAGCACCGGCCGCCTGAGCACCTCGTGGACCGAGGAGGACGTCAATGATAACACGCTCTTCAAGTGGATGATTTTCAACGGGGGCGCCCCCAACTGCATCCCCTGTAAAG AAACGTGCGACAACGTGGACTGTGGACCCGGGAAAAAATGCCGAATGAACAAGAAGAATAAGCCCCGCTGCGTCTGTGCCCCAGATTGTTCCAATATCACCTGGAAAGGCCCAGTCTGTGGGCTGGACGGGAAAACCTACCGCAACGAATGTGCGCTCCTCAAGGCCAGATGTAAAGAGCAGCCAGAACTGGAGGTCCAGTACCAGGGCAAATGTAAAA AGACCTGCCGGGATGTTAACTGTCCAGGCAGCTCCACGTGCGTGGTGGACCAGACAAATAATGCCTACTGTGTGACATGTAACCGGATTTGCCCAGAGCCCACCTCCTCTGAACAGTATCtctgtgggaatgatggagtgacCTACTCCAGTGCCTGTCACCTGAGAAAGGCTACCTGCCTGCTGGGCAGATCGATTGGATTAGCCTATGAGGGAAAGTGTATCA AAGCAAAGTCCTGTGAAGATATCCAGTGCACTggtggaaaaaaatgtttatgggATTTCAAGGTTGGCAGAGGCCGGTGTTCCCTCTGTGATGAGCTGTGCCCTGACAGTAAGTCTGAGGAGCCTGTCTGTGCCAGTGACAATGCCACTTACGCCAGCGAGTGTGCCATGAAGGAAGCTGCCTGCTCCTCAGGTGTGCTGCTGGAAGTAAAGCATTCCGGATCTTGCAACT GA
- the FST gene encoding follistatin isoform X1, producing MVRPRHQPGGLCLLLLLLCQFMEDRSAQAGNCWLRQAKNGRCQVLYKTELSKEECCSTGRLSTSWTEEDVNDNTLFKWMIFNGGAPNCIPCKETCDNVDCGPGKKCRMNKKNKPRCVCAPDCSNITWKGPVCGLDGKTYRNECALLKARCKEQPELEVQYQGKCKKTCRDVNCPGSSTCVVDQTNNAYCVTCNRICPEPTSSEQYLCGNDGVTYSSACHLRKATCLLGRSIGLAYEGKCITKSCEDIQCTGGKKCLWDFKVGRGRCSLCDELCPDSKSEEPVCASDNATYASECAMKEAACSSGVLLEVKHSGSCNSISEDTEEEEEDEDQDYSFPISSILEW from the exons ATGGTCCGTCCCAGGCACCAGCCCGGCGGGCTttgcctcctgctgctgctgctctgccaGTTCATGGAGGACCGCAGCGCCCAGG CTGGGAATTGCTGGCTCCGCCAAGCGAAGAACGGCCGCTGCCAGGTCCTGTACAAGACAGAACTGAGCAAGGAGGAGTGCTGCAGCACCGGCCGCCTGAGCACCTCGTGGACCGAGGAGGACGTCAATGATAACACGCTCTTCAAGTGGATGATTTTCAACGGGGGCGCCCCCAACTGCATCCCCTGTAAAG AAACGTGCGACAACGTGGACTGTGGACCCGGGAAAAAATGCCGAATGAACAAGAAGAATAAGCCCCGCTGCGTCTGTGCCCCAGATTGTTCCAATATCACCTGGAAAGGCCCAGTCTGTGGGCTGGACGGGAAAACCTACCGCAACGAATGTGCGCTCCTCAAGGCCAGATGTAAAGAGCAGCCAGAACTGGAGGTCCAGTACCAGGGCAAATGTAAAA AGACCTGCCGGGATGTTAACTGTCCAGGCAGCTCCACGTGCGTGGTGGACCAGACAAATAATGCCTACTGTGTGACATGTAACCGGATTTGCCCAGAGCCCACCTCCTCTGAACAGTATCtctgtgggaatgatggagtgacCTACTCCAGTGCCTGTCACCTGAGAAAGGCTACCTGCCTGCTGGGCAGATCGATTGGATTAGCCTATGAGGGAAAGTGTATCA CAAAGTCCTGTGAAGATATCCAGTGCACTggtggaaaaaaatgtttatgggATTTCAAGGTTGGCAGAGGCCGGTGTTCCCTCTGTGATGAGCTGTGCCCTGACAGTAAGTCTGAGGAGCCTGTCTGTGCCAGTGACAATGCCACTTACGCCAGCGAGTGTGCCATGAAGGAAGCTGCCTGCTCCTCAGGTGTGCTGCTGGAAGTAAAGCATTCCGGATCTTGCAACT CCATTTCGGAAGACAccgaggaagaggaggaagatgaagacCAGGACTACAGCTTTCCTATATCTTCCATTCTAGAGTGGTAA
- the FST gene encoding follistatin isoform X3, translating into MVRPRHQPGGLCLLLLLLCQFMEDRSAQAGNCWLRQAKNGRCQVLYKTELSKEECCSTGRLSTSWTEEDVNDNTLFKWMIFNGGAPNCIPCKETCDNVDCGPGKKCRMNKKNKPRCVCAPDCSNITWKGPVCGLDGKTYRNECALLKARCKEQPELEVQYQGKCKKTCRDVNCPGSSTCVVDQTNNAYCVTCNRICPEPTSSEQYLCGNDGVTYSSACHLRKATCLLGRSIGLAYEGKCITKSCEDIQCTGGKKCLWDFKVGRGRCSLCDELCPDSKSEEPVCASDNATYASECAMKEAACSSGVLLEVKHSGSCN; encoded by the exons ATGGTCCGTCCCAGGCACCAGCCCGGCGGGCTttgcctcctgctgctgctgctctgccaGTTCATGGAGGACCGCAGCGCCCAGG CTGGGAATTGCTGGCTCCGCCAAGCGAAGAACGGCCGCTGCCAGGTCCTGTACAAGACAGAACTGAGCAAGGAGGAGTGCTGCAGCACCGGCCGCCTGAGCACCTCGTGGACCGAGGAGGACGTCAATGATAACACGCTCTTCAAGTGGATGATTTTCAACGGGGGCGCCCCCAACTGCATCCCCTGTAAAG AAACGTGCGACAACGTGGACTGTGGACCCGGGAAAAAATGCCGAATGAACAAGAAGAATAAGCCCCGCTGCGTCTGTGCCCCAGATTGTTCCAATATCACCTGGAAAGGCCCAGTCTGTGGGCTGGACGGGAAAACCTACCGCAACGAATGTGCGCTCCTCAAGGCCAGATGTAAAGAGCAGCCAGAACTGGAGGTCCAGTACCAGGGCAAATGTAAAA AGACCTGCCGGGATGTTAACTGTCCAGGCAGCTCCACGTGCGTGGTGGACCAGACAAATAATGCCTACTGTGTGACATGTAACCGGATTTGCCCAGAGCCCACCTCCTCTGAACAGTATCtctgtgggaatgatggagtgacCTACTCCAGTGCCTGTCACCTGAGAAAGGCTACCTGCCTGCTGGGCAGATCGATTGGATTAGCCTATGAGGGAAAGTGTATCA CAAAGTCCTGTGAAGATATCCAGTGCACTggtggaaaaaaatgtttatgggATTTCAAGGTTGGCAGAGGCCGGTGTTCCCTCTGTGATGAGCTGTGCCCTGACAGTAAGTCTGAGGAGCCTGTCTGTGCCAGTGACAATGCCACTTACGCCAGCGAGTGTGCCATGAAGGAAGCTGCCTGCTCCTCAGGTGTGCTGCTGGAAGTAAAGCATTCCGGATCTTGCAACT GA
- the FST gene encoding follistatin precursor, which yields MVRPRHQPGGLCLLLLLLCQFMEDRSAQAGNCWLRQAKNGRCQVLYKTELSKEECCSTGRLSTSWTEEDVNDNTLFKWMIFNGGAPNCIPCKETCDNVDCGPGKKCRMNKKNKPRCVCAPDCSNITWKGPVCGLDGKTYRNECALLKARCKEQPELEVQYQGKCKKTCRDVNCPGSSTCVVDQTNNAYCVTCNRICPEPTSSEQYLCGNDGVTYSSACHLRKATCLLGRSIGLAYEGKCIKAKSCEDIQCTGGKKCLWDFKVGRGRCSLCDELCPDSKSEEPVCASDNATYASECAMKEAACSSGVLLEVKHSGSCNSISEDTEEEEEDEDQDYSFPISSILEW from the exons ATGGTCCGTCCCAGGCACCAGCCCGGCGGGCTttgcctcctgctgctgctgctctgccaGTTCATGGAGGACCGCAGCGCCCAGG CTGGGAATTGCTGGCTCCGCCAAGCGAAGAACGGCCGCTGCCAGGTCCTGTACAAGACAGAACTGAGCAAGGAGGAGTGCTGCAGCACCGGCCGCCTGAGCACCTCGTGGACCGAGGAGGACGTCAATGATAACACGCTCTTCAAGTGGATGATTTTCAACGGGGGCGCCCCCAACTGCATCCCCTGTAAAG AAACGTGCGACAACGTGGACTGTGGACCCGGGAAAAAATGCCGAATGAACAAGAAGAATAAGCCCCGCTGCGTCTGTGCCCCAGATTGTTCCAATATCACCTGGAAAGGCCCAGTCTGTGGGCTGGACGGGAAAACCTACCGCAACGAATGTGCGCTCCTCAAGGCCAGATGTAAAGAGCAGCCAGAACTGGAGGTCCAGTACCAGGGCAAATGTAAAA AGACCTGCCGGGATGTTAACTGTCCAGGCAGCTCCACGTGCGTGGTGGACCAGACAAATAATGCCTACTGTGTGACATGTAACCGGATTTGCCCAGAGCCCACCTCCTCTGAACAGTATCtctgtgggaatgatggagtgacCTACTCCAGTGCCTGTCACCTGAGAAAGGCTACCTGCCTGCTGGGCAGATCGATTGGATTAGCCTATGAGGGAAAGTGTATCA AAGCAAAGTCCTGTGAAGATATCCAGTGCACTggtggaaaaaaatgtttatgggATTTCAAGGTTGGCAGAGGCCGGTGTTCCCTCTGTGATGAGCTGTGCCCTGACAGTAAGTCTGAGGAGCCTGTCTGTGCCAGTGACAATGCCACTTACGCCAGCGAGTGTGCCATGAAGGAAGCTGCCTGCTCCTCAGGTGTGCTGCTGGAAGTAAAGCATTCCGGATCTTGCAACT CCATTTCGGAAGACAccgaggaagaggaggaagatgaagacCAGGACTACAGCTTTCCTATATCTTCCATTCTAGAGTGGTAA